The sequence CGATCATCGTACTCGCCGCGAATCCGACTCCCATCGCGGTCGCCGTCGCCGCTCTGAGCCAGTACGGCCGTAGGACGCGTGGCCCTTGTTCCGTGTCGATGATCTGCCGTCCCCGGTAAGAGAGCCAATACAGTGCGAGCCCGAACGGACCCAGTATCAGGGTCAACAGCGGCCAGACCATCGTCGTCCAGTCGTTCATCTCCGGGAGCCGCTGGCGGGCGTGTGCGAAGACGAACGACGCACCGAGGAGACTGAACGCAGCCCAGATGGCCGCAAAGACCTCGAGTGGGCTCAGTCCGGCGCCCTGGTGGCGATACTGGGTGATCTCGACCGCATAGTCCAGACGGCCCTGCGAAACCCAAGACACGTCGTCGGTCGTCCCCATCGCAAAGAGGTGGTTGAACGGTCCTTCTGCCGGCGTCATGAACCACGCTGGCTGCGTCTGCCAGGCGTAGTTCTCCGTGATCGCTGGGAGGCTGCCGTCCTCGTGGACGAGCAGGAGCGGCCCTGCTTTCCCCCACTGGAGGTTCGTCGTCGCGACTGCATCCTGGGGCTGGCCCGGATTGACGAGCATGAAGTTGTAGTACCCGACCTTGTCGCGCTCGTGAATCCCCCAGCCGAAGTCGCGCGACTCGTCACGATACTCGGCGATCTCGACCGCGTGGACTTGCGGCGTATCTCCCGACACGCGCGTCCACTCGATGTTGAGGTCCGACAGTGCACCGTCGCCCACGAGATCGGGCGGGGCGAGGACGTACGCGTGGGAAGCGTTGAGTTCAGCGATCGCTTGCTGCGAGGCATCCGGAATGCCGTCCTCGTTCGCATAGAGAATTGGATCGCCCGAGTATGCACTCCACGCGGCGGCCGGAAGCGCCCATTGTGGTTCCTCCGAACTCACGATGATAACGTTGTTCGGACTCATCTCGTCGGAGCCGTTCTGGCGGGTTGCGATGGACGCTGCCGTCTCGACGGGATCCCCGCCGGAGATATTCACGGTCGAAACGTTGCCAGGGGCCGTCGTATTCGAGCTGTTCGGGCGGCTGGCGTTTCCGAACAGTAACACTGCATCCTCACGCTCCCGGAGCGACGACGCTGCGAGTGCCGCCTGCCAGTCGTTCTCGGGTACCCGAACGACAGTCGAGTAGTTCAGGCCGGACTGCGGCGGTCGTGCTGCTCGCGCCGTGAGTTCGCTCTGGCGGGCTGGATCGTCGGCCGGGATGCGGCTGACGTCTTTCGTCTGCATCGTTGAGTACGACTGACTTGGGACGTCACCGTAGTCGAATATCGTGAGCCCGAGGACGTAGACTGGTTGCATCGCGACTATGATGGCCACGATGGCGGCGACACCGATCGCGAGACCCTTCCAGACGTCCATACTGCTATCGCCTCCATGACTGTCGCCCAGTACAATCGAACACCGGGGGACTCCCCCGCTGAACTTTCCTATTACACGGTTTCATTGTTGAGTGTCAGGTTTCGTCCAGTGCGGTGTGGCTACTCGGACGATTGAGGAACTGTGCGGCGTACACGTTATATCCGGCAAACGCCGACACTAACACGCCGACTGCGACGTCGTTCCATCGGAGGAGCCCGGTGACGCCGACGAGAAACGGGGCAAAAAACTGCCAGACTCCAAGTGCAACGAGGACACTTGCAATCCACTGACTCGGTTTGCCCTGTCTCCGTTCGTACGAGTGGTTGTGACCGGCGAGGAGCGAAAGTGCACCACCGACGATCACGTCGTTCCAGGAATCGATCGACGGGGCTCCGAGTACGAACGGAGCTGCCATGAGCCAGATACCGAGCCCTCCGATTGCGAGCGTGATCCAACGGGTTGGAGAGTTCATTTGATTAAGCGTACTCCGAGATGGCGCTCAAGACGCCATTTCGCGGCAGGTCTCGGCACAATCACGAAGTACCTCGGCACAGACCTGGCAGTGGTCGGCATCGTGGCGCTCGCACTCCTCGGCGCACTCCTCACACGCGCCGGCACAGGCCTGGGCGAGTTGGGGACTGTAGTTCGAGTTGCGGGCCATGAACCGGGCGTGCATCGCCGTCAAGTCGGCGACATCCCGGCAGAGCCGCGCGCACTGCTCCATCTCCGGGTCGCCCAGACACTCGTCGGCACACCACTCGCAAGCTTGAACGGCTGCGAAGCAGTTGTCGATGCATTCGGCCATCAGATCGTTCTCGCTCACGTGGTCGATCTGGGTCAGAGCCATCGATTCTGACCACGAGAGCATCGGTCTTTGTTATCCACTCGTCAGTTAGAACTGGAAACTAGTGAGATGGCTCAATCACGGAGCTGTCTTGTAACTCTAATCCGTGAGACAGGGTATAACGTTGGATTTCGGCAGAATGGAACTACCGATATCACCGGGGTCGGAAGCAATGTAGTCAGTCTAGCGTGTAATCTCATCTTAGATACGACATTCCCAAGATCACTGGGTGCTCACCCGGGCTACGGGCTTACTTGGTAACCGGACTAAAGGATGTCAAGGCCCTATCTTGGGTATGGTCGATACGACCGTCCACACCCTGAGTACACTCTTTGCGGTCATCACTGCAACAGGAGCAGGGGTTCTTTCTATCCTCTACTGGCAGACGCTCCGTGAATCGCCGTTTGGGACGGTTATCGCCCTGCTCACGCTCACGATGTCGGCGATGATCGTGTACCATGTCGTGGTTTTTCTCGTCGAACCGGACACCGTGCTGCTCGAGACGCTCCGGAGTGCACTCTATACTGTCGTGGCGATCTTCCTCTGGCTGGTGGTCGTTACCCACCGACAGATCGACAACAGCGCCGGAGCGGGGTGAGTGGTGATGCTTGACGCATCTCTCTTTGTCTATTACAACCTCACAATCGGGCTCGTGACCGGGATCGGCATCTACTATTTCCTCTTTTTCAAGCAGTCGGTCGTAGACTACCAGCGGTATCTACTGCTCACCGTCGCTGGTCTGGTATTGTTTCTCGTTGGTGGGCCGGCCACAGAGTTATTCCTCCCGGCTCTCGTTCACTGGATCCACGGTCTTGCCGCCCTTCTGGTCATTATCGGACTCTACGACCCCCTTGAAAACGATCTCCGTCGTGACGCGTGGGCGGACGTCCTCCTGGAGCACCCCAGCCAGGTGAGAGAGCGAGCAGACTGGATGTCGCCGATCGACGACGCGATCCTCGAACTCTTTCACTCGAAAGAATTGGTCCTGACTCCGACGATCATCGCCTACAATATCGATTACAGCCGTGAAGAGGTCAACCGGCGCTTGGGTGTCCTGGAGTGCCACGACCTCGTTACGAAGGTCGAGCGGGGGAAATACCGTATTACGACGCTCGGGAGACAATACGTTACTGGCGTCGTATCCCGGGGAGTGCTCGCTCAAGTACGGCGTTTCTGGAGAGAGTACCGGGGGTATGAACCCCCCTAGAAGTGTTCGAAGGGATGATGGCTTCCCGGGTGGATTCGCGAACTGTTCCCTGAGATTAGCCGTTGTTCTAGTCCGCTGGCTGTGCCTGTCCAGACGGTGAGACACCCGGTAGATCCGTTACCGAGAGATCGACCCGTCGGAGGAGTTGCGCGTTGATCGCCACGATGACTGTACTGAGAGACATCAGCAGAGCACCGACGGCCGGCGAGAGAAGGATCCCGATGGGCGCGAGCACTCCGGCAGCCAGCGGGATGGCGAAGACGTTGTAGCCCGCTGCCCAGACGATGTTCTCCTGTATCTTCCGGTAGCTCGCCTTGCTCAATTTCACGAGTCGCACGACGTCCATCGGATTGTTCTGGACGAGGATGACATCCGCCGACTGAACGGCGACGTCCGTGCCACTTCCGATTGCGATCCCGACGTCAGCACGGGTGAGGGCGGGCGCGTCATTCACGCCGTCACCGACCATCCCGACGAGTTTGCCCTGGTCCTGTAGCTCCTGAACTTTCTTATCCTTGTCTTCGGGGAGTACCTCGGCAAACACCGTATCGATCCCCAGTTCATCTGCGACAGCGTTTGCGGATCGAGTTTCATCTCGCCGGCGTCGCGCTCGGCGTAGGTGATGCCATCGTGGACGGTAGTCTCGTCTATGCTACCACGAACGGGGTGAACGAACGATATGGGACCACTGACTGGACGAATCGAGATAGGATGCGTTACCGACTACTGAATCCATGAATAGCCGAGCTTCGTCGGAGATACGTGCGTGCAGGACGGTGAGTTGCATGACACCGGGCCAGAAGAACCGATCTCGTACGGGAGAAGACCGTGTTTCAATCTCGACCAGCGTTCACCACCGCGAAACCTCGATTTGGATGGCAGCTATTGTTGGGTGACTAGTCGCTCCTGAGGGTCGATATTGACGTTCCGGCTGAACACGTTGTCCGGGTCGTATTCGGCCTTGATCTCGGAGAGACGGTCGTAGTTCTCGCCGTACACCTGCTCGGTCCAGTCCTCCCAGTCGCGTTCCTCGACGCCGGTGAAGCCCGCGTAGGCGCCCTCACCACCTGCTTCGCGGATCATTCGTTCGGTTTCGGCGGCCCAGTCGAGGGTCGGTTCGTTCTGGAACGCTTCCCAGTTGCCCTCGATGGTAATCATGTACTGCTTGTCGTCCCAGGGGAACGCGTAGTCGCCGCCGTGACCGATGTTCCCGCCGAGCGGCCAGATACCGACGGCGGACATCGGCGTCGGCGCCACCTCCGTCTGCTCGACGACGGTCTCGTGGATGTCCTCGGAGAGGTCGTCGACGAACACCGACCGATGGGTGTACTTGCGGCCCCACGGGTACATCTGCGTCCCGAGGTCGTGGAGCATCTCGTAGGGCATCACGTCGCTCATGTCGATAAGTGGCTCGCCGATCTCGCGAAGCGGTTCGATGACTTCCGCACCTGACTCAGGGTCGCCCGCGTAGCAGCCGAGCATCGCGACGGCGTCCGTGCCCGCGAGTTCGTCGGGCATCGGCGGGAGGTTCGGGACGTGCCCGGAGAGGAGGATGGTGGTCAGTTCCTCGGGCGCGTCCGCCATCACCTGGTGGTGGGTCTCCATGACCTCCTCGGAGAGATCGAAGGGGTAGAAGATACCCAGGCCCTGCACCATCGGGCCGACCTCGTACAGGTCGAACTCGAAGCTCGTGACGACGCCGAAGTTGCCGCCGCCACCGCGTAGCGCCCAGAACAGGTCCTCGTTCTGGTCGGCTGAAGCCTTCAGGAGTTCGCCCTCGGCAGTGACGAGTTCGACGCTCCGGAGGGCGTCGATCCCGAGACCGTTCTTGCGCCGCATCCACCCGATGCCACCCCCGAGCGTCGAGCCGGGGATACCGACGTCGCCTGCGCTGCCGGTGGGGAACGCGAGGCCGTGCTGTTGGGTCTCGGCGAGTACGTCCTCGGCGCGGGTGCCCGGTTCGACTCGGGCGATCTTCGCCTCGGGGTCGACGTGGACGCCGTCCATGTCCGCGAGGTCGACGACGAGACCGTTCTCGACGATAGCGCTACCCGCCTGATGGTGCGCACCGCCCCGGACGGCGATCTCGAGGTCGTGCTCGCGGGCGAACTGGATGGCCGTCGCCACGTCGGTCGCGCCCTTCACACGAGCGATGACGGCTGGATACTGGTTGATCAGGCCGTTCCACACGTTGCGGGCATCCTCGTAGCCCTCGCTGTCGGGGAGGACGAGGTCGCCACGCAGGCCTTCATCGAGCCCCGCGATAGCCTCATCACCGAGTTCCGCGACAGTACCGAGGGGATGCTTGTGGTCGGACATTCGGGCGAGAAAAGACGCACTACCACCAGATACTCACCGGGTGAGACGCTGGCCCACCACCTGAAACAGTCAGTCGAACGTCCCGAGTCGTGCCTGTGCGTTCTGGACCGCACTGGCGACCGTTCCCGAGAAACGCAGCCAGCCACTGCTCGATGCGTCGACGCTCTTCTCGCCACGATAAGCGGAGATCCGGACCTTGTACGGTGGGAAGGCCAGCCGCCGCTTCTGGATGTCGAACTCGTCTTCCTTGAGGGCGATCGCCGTCTTCCGGTGGTCGACGTTCAGGATCTGAAATCCGACATCGAACTCCTCGGCGTTCCGCTCGGCGTCCGCGATCGCCTTGTCAGTCGCCCGGCCCCGCGTCAGGTACGACGCCCCGAGCCCTTCGACGCGACGGCCGTCGTCGGTCTGTCCAATCGCTCGAACGATGAAGGGGCGGCTGTTGTGCAGGTAGTCGGTGTTTGTGATCTCCGTCATGGGAAGTTCCCGGTGGGACTGTTCGCCGGAGACATCGTATTTGCAGTCCCCGACACACTGTCTCAGGAGTTCGGCCGCTTCCGCCGATTTCATAGTATGGGAATTACGAAACAGGAGGCAATGGCGGATGGTGCAGCTGATCTCGACGACGTTCTCGACCGCGTCGCCCAGCGGATCGAGTTTCTCGAGTTGCTTTCGGACGGCGAGTGGATGACCAACGAGATCGTCGACCAGCTCCCGCATTCGCGGTCGACGGTCTCGCGAGCGCTTCGGCAGTTGCAGGAGACCGACCTGATAGAGAAACGGGCGGACGGCTATACGGTCACGCCACACGGGGCGCTCCTGGCCGAGCAGTACCGGGACTACAGATCCGAGGCCCGGTCGATATTCGGGGCCCGACAGCTACTCGCGTCGCTCCCGGACGACGAACAGGTCGCCCGCGAATTCGTTGCGAACGCCACAACGATCGGGTTGACGGAGTCTCCGCCGTTTCGACCACTCGAGGTCATCTCGGAGCAGATCGCTACCGGTCGACGCGTCCACGTCTATCTGCCAACACTCTCCGGCCCGCATCTCCTCCGTGTCTTCCGCCGGCTCGTCGTCGAGGAAGCGGGGTCACTGAAACTGGTCGTCTCGACCGACCTCGGTGAATCGCTATTGTCGTACTATCCCGGGATCCTCGGCGAGCTTGCCGACGAGGGCGACTTCGAGATACAGTTCGTGAACGACGGCCCGTCGTACGGTGCTGTCGTCTCCGAATCTCCCGAACAGCGTGAAGCCACCGTCACCGTGTACTCCGAGGACGGTGCGATGCAAGGCGGGCTGGCAACGGAAGACGATACGGCCGTCGAGTGGGCACTCGACCGGGTCCGTGAGCTCGAAGCCGCTGCTACCGATCGAACCGAAGACTTCGAAGCGATCTCAACGGGGGCGGAGTCACGGCTGTCGCCGGTGGTCGGCGAGTCCTCTCACACGACTGTAGAATCCGGCGCCGTCCCGCTCGACCTTCGCGAGGAAGGCTTCGAGGTGCTCGCCGAGACCGACTTCGAATCGGAGGGGCTACCCCCGGACACGGCACTACGCGTCGGCCTCTCCTTCGCAGAGATAGACGACGGGCTGGCCATCGATCGGACGGTCGAATCGGACGGTGAAGCGGAGCGGTCCCTGACGAGCGAACTCGTCGACCGATTGCTCGACGGAACGGACACCGTCCTCCTCGGGCCGCCGGGGTCGGGGAAGAGCACCGTCTGCAAGATGGTCGCCCGCGAGTGGTACGCTCGTGACCGTGGCCCGGTGGTGTATCGGGAAACCGACCACGGGCGTTCATTCGAGTCGGTCGCTACGCTCGAAGCCTTTCTCCAGCGTTCCGAGGGTCACGCGCTGGTGGTCGTCGAGGACGCTCTCCGGCTGGAATCCCGTCGGATCCTCTCCGTGGTCGAGACGTTCAGAGACGACGAGGACGTGACGTTCCTGCTCGACTCCCGACAGCGCGAGTGGGACGATCCGACGGAACCGCTCAAAGACGCCCGACTGGACTCCGTTCGCCGGCAGGTACTCTCACAGGTGTCGATGCCGGAACTCACCGAGAGCGAGGCACAGAGTCTCGTCGAGACGGCTACCCGGGCGACGGACGGCGAGATGGACCTGGACGGCGGAACGGTCCTCCAGCGCATTCACGACACCAACCGACCGGACGACGAGGTGACGCCGGGGGAGATGTTTCTGGCGCAGCAGCTCCTGCTAACCAGACTCGATTCGATGGCGTCGTACGAGACGTCGACGGCGACGACGTTCGAAGAAGATGTCCGCTACTGGTACGATCGGTTCGTCGACAGCGAGGCGGACTCGCTGGGCGATCTCGCGCTGCTCGTCAACGTCTTCAACGCGGCAGGGCTCCCTATCGCTCCGGAGTTGCTCTCTAGTTTGTCGAGCCGGTACGAAACATCGACCGTCTCACAGGCGCTCGAACGGCTGGAGGGGACTCTTCTGTTCGAATCGACGAACCGGGAGTTCGGGCGCGAGTACCGGACGAACAGCGAACTCTGGTCCGTCCGCTTTCTCGAACAGTTCGTCCGCTCGTCTCCCGACCCGGCCGCTCGGTTCGAGCGATGCATCCAGCCCGTGCTCTCGCTCGTCGACGACCCGGAGCACCGAGACCGTATCTTGGAGGAACTCGAACACACCACCCCGTACCTCAGCCAGATCGAACACCATCCCACGACCTGGAGCGAGGAGTTCGTCACTCGCCTCTTCCAGGTCGGACTAACCTACTACCGACTGGCGCCGATGTTCGGTACCAGCTCGGAGACGAGCCTGGAGTTGCCGTCCGAGTGCCCCGACGTAGTGGCCGCTCGCATCACGGGCTGGCGGGGGCGGATGTATCGGGTCCACGGGATGCACGACGAGGCGCTCGCGGAGTACGAGTCGCTCGAGCGGCGGCTTGAGTCGACGACTGAACTGCCGTCAACCGAAGTCACACGACTGCGGGTCGACTGTTTGACGGGGAAAGTATCGATCCTGAGTGACCGGGGGCAGTTGGACGAAGCTGCGGAACTCGCCGAAGAGGCCATCCGCGTCGCAAAGCGAGGAGACATCAACGACCGGGAGCCGTCAGCTCGACTGGATTACGCCCACATCGCGTACAAGCGGGCCGACTTCGACGAGGCACTGGAGCGCTACGAGGGCTGTATCGAGGCGGCACGACGCACTGGGGACGAAAAAACACGCGCCCGCGCCCTGACTGCATCGGGGGCGATCTTCTCGGAACGAGGGGAGTACGACCGGGCGATCGAGCGGTACGGTCAGGCCCTGGAACTCTCCCGCGAGATCAACGACCGCCGAAACGAGGCCAACACACTGGGAAACATGGGCGTGCTCGCCCGGGACAGGAACGAACTCGAACGGGCGCTCGACCGGTTCAGGGAGAAGCTGCGGCTGGCCAGGGAGTTGGGCGAGCGACACACCGAAGCCAACGCGCTGTGGAACATCGCGAGCGTCGAGTCCGAGCGCGGCAACCTCGATACGGCGGTCGACCACGCGACGAAAGCGCTCGAACTGAGTCAAGCTGTAGAGGTTCGCCGTGTCGTCGCCGAATCACTCCACTTGCTCGG comes from Halosimplex halophilum and encodes:
- a CDS encoding DUF4396 domain-containing protein, whose product is MDVWKGLAIGVAAIVAIIVAMQPVYVLGLTIFDYGDVPSQSYSTMQTKDVSRIPADDPARQSELTARAARPPQSGLNYSTVVRVPENDWQAALAASSLREREDAVLLFGNASRPNSSNTTAPGNVSTVNISGGDPVETAASIATRQNGSDEMSPNNVIIVSSEEPQWALPAAAWSAYSGDPILYANEDGIPDASQQAIAELNASHAYVLAPPDLVGDGALSDLNIEWTRVSGDTPQVHAVEIAEYRDESRDFGWGIHERDKVGYYNFMLVNPGQPQDAVATTNLQWGKAGPLLLVHEDGSLPAITENYAWQTQPAWFMTPAEGPFNHLFAMGTTDDVSWVSQGRLDYAVEITQYRHQGAGLSPLEVFAAIWAAFSLLGASFVFAHARQRLPEMNDWTTMVWPLLTLILGPFGLALYWLSYRGRQIIDTEQGPRVLRPYWLRAATATAMGVGFAASTMIATAFLLTYFGIPMFVLDGPLFWLGNAMTVLIAVVYVVAFLVSWLVFHIPMLTDSQDLDTSAAAKKGAKIVAVSMTSVSIGMMGGMWVLMMLELPMMPGDHNILWFGVMTFATLVGFVIAWPVNGLLVRKNLKPGGAL
- a CDS encoding SPW repeat domain-containing protein encodes the protein MNSPTRWITLAIGGLGIWLMAAPFVLGAPSIDSWNDVIVGGALSLLAGHNHSYERRQGKPSQWIASVLVALGVWQFFAPFLVGVTGLLRWNDVAVGVLVSAFAGYNVYAAQFLNRPSSHTALDET
- a CDS encoding four-helix bundle copper-binding protein: MALTQIDHVSENDLMAECIDNCFAAVQACEWCADECLGDPEMEQCARLCRDVADLTAMHARFMARNSNYSPQLAQACAGACEECAEECERHDADHCQVCAEVLRDCAETCREMAS
- a CDS encoding FAD-binding oxidoreductase is translated as MSDHKHPLGTVAELGDEAIAGLDEGLRGDLVLPDSEGYEDARNVWNGLINQYPAVIARVKGATDVATAIQFAREHDLEIAVRGGAHHQAGSAIVENGLVVDLADMDGVHVDPEAKIARVEPGTRAEDVLAETQQHGLAFPTGSAGDVGIPGSTLGGGIGWMRRKNGLGIDALRSVELVTAEGELLKASADQNEDLFWALRGGGGNFGVVTSFEFDLYEVGPMVQGLGIFYPFDLSEEVMETHHQVMADAPEELTTILLSGHVPNLPPMPDELAGTDAVAMLGCYAGDPESGAEVIEPLREIGEPLIDMSDVMPYEMLHDLGTQMYPWGRKYTHRSVFVDDLSEDIHETVVEQTEVAPTPMSAVGIWPLGGNIGHGGDYAFPWDDKQYMITIEGNWEAFQNEPTLDWAAETERMIREAGGEGAYAGFTGVEERDWEDWTEQVYGENYDRLSEIKAEYDPDNVFSRNVNIDPQERLVTQQ
- a CDS encoding tetratricopeptide repeat protein, with translation MGLFAGDIVFAVPDTLSQEFGRFRRFHSMGITKQEAMADGAADLDDVLDRVAQRIEFLELLSDGEWMTNEIVDQLPHSRSTVSRALRQLQETDLIEKRADGYTVTPHGALLAEQYRDYRSEARSIFGARQLLASLPDDEQVAREFVANATTIGLTESPPFRPLEVISEQIATGRRVHVYLPTLSGPHLLRVFRRLVVEEAGSLKLVVSTDLGESLLSYYPGILGELADEGDFEIQFVNDGPSYGAVVSESPEQREATVTVYSEDGAMQGGLATEDDTAVEWALDRVRELEAAATDRTEDFEAISTGAESRLSPVVGESSHTTVESGAVPLDLREEGFEVLAETDFESEGLPPDTALRVGLSFAEIDDGLAIDRTVESDGEAERSLTSELVDRLLDGTDTVLLGPPGSGKSTVCKMVAREWYARDRGPVVYRETDHGRSFESVATLEAFLQRSEGHALVVVEDALRLESRRILSVVETFRDDEDVTFLLDSRQREWDDPTEPLKDARLDSVRRQVLSQVSMPELTESEAQSLVETATRATDGEMDLDGGTVLQRIHDTNRPDDEVTPGEMFLAQQLLLTRLDSMASYETSTATTFEEDVRYWYDRFVDSEADSLGDLALLVNVFNAAGLPIAPELLSSLSSRYETSTVSQALERLEGTLLFESTNREFGREYRTNSELWSVRFLEQFVRSSPDPAARFERCIQPVLSLVDDPEHRDRILEELEHTTPYLSQIEHHPTTWSEEFVTRLFQVGLTYYRLAPMFGTSSETSLELPSECPDVVAARITGWRGRMYRVHGMHDEALAEYESLERRLESTTELPSTEVTRLRVDCLTGKVSILSDRGQLDEAAELAEEAIRVAKRGDINDREPSARLDYAHIAYKRADFDEALERYEGCIEAARRTGDEKTRARALTASGAIFSERGEYDRAIERYGQALELSREINDRRNEANTLGNMGVLARDRNELERALDRFREKLRLARELGERHTEANALWNIASVESERGNLDTAVDHATKALELSQAVEVRRVVAESLHLLGEIERQRGNLTKSRQYAEDSLDAFEESGYRYGVAAAYRNLARIELAAEQYHSAREYLEEARTLAEEMETQASLAACDEIASRIAYRAGRLSEAEERAQAGLDTYRSTDRTKGAAETLHVLALVAFDRGNTERGRSYLDEARDLAHEAGVQRTIDRVEQTSPHDRTAKTEQV